AAGGATTTGAAAAACAGCCTTAAACCCGAAGAGGAAGAGACAAAAACCAAGAAAAAATCCCAAAAAGATGCCGAAATAAAAAGACTCAATAAAGATGTCCAGGTAAAACGCGCCCTTGATATTCTCATCAGCTATGGTGTGTTCAGTAAATTAAATGGCACAAACTAAATCCACGGGCGGTACAAAAAAAACCTCAAAAACCGCCCCCAAAAAAAGTACAAAAATAAAGAAAAAGACGGGGGCAGGGTCAGCCAAAAAGACCGGAACAAAAAAAACCGCTAAGAAAAAAAGCCCCGGGGTCTTCGATGAAATGAAAAAAACGGTACTTGGCATTGCCATCCTTGTATCGGTCTGCCTGACTGTTGCGATGTTGGCTGATATTTTTTTACAAGCCGGTCGCCCGGTCCCCCCGGAACCTCAGTCAGCCCCCAGAACCCCGCCGGTGGCACAGGCGAAAGCCCCGGGAGCGGAGCCCCCGGAGACAAGGCACCCGGCACCCGCCGAACCCAAAATCATATCCAGAGCCAAAGGCCTCAAAGAAAAAGACCATGCGCCCGGCAAAAGCAGTATAAACAAAACGCCGGTATCCAAAGAGGGCTCGGCAATTGTCTATGAAGTATATGATGATGTAACCCCAACGCCCCCGAAAAAGGTTGTGCCGCCTAAAAAGGATAATTTTGTACCTCAGATTGCCATCATCATTGATGATATCGGCTACAACAAAAAATTGGCCATGGGACTTTTCAACGTAAACAAGAATATCACCTTTGCCATCCTGCCCTTCTCTCCTGCCGGCACACAGCTTGCCCGCAGTCTGTCGGGAAAAGGGGCGGAATTGATGCTGCATCTTCCCATGGAACCGACCCAGTACCCCAAGATAAACCCCGGGCCGGGCGCGTTGTTGTCTTCCATGTCCCCGGATGAGCTTTTAACCCAGCTTCGTAAGGATATCCATGCGGTTCCCGGCACAGTGGGTGTAAACAACCACATGGGATCCAGACTTACGGCGGATTCAGATAAAATGAATCAAATTTTCACGGTGCTCAAACAAAACAATCTGTTTTTTATTGATTCCAGAACATCCGTTGAATCCAAGGGCGAGCAGGCCGCCCGTATGTTTCATCTGAAATTTTCCCACAGGGATGTGTTTCTGGATAATTTCCAGAATGTCGAGTACATTTCAGGTCAAATCAAAAAACTGATCAAACAGGCCAACGACCATGGCAGTGCCATCGGTATCGGCCACCCCCATCAGGCCACCCTGGATGCCCTGAAACGCGAGCTTCCAAAACTTAAGGGAAAAGTCCGGCTGGTGCCGGCCAGCAGACTGGTGGAGGTGCCGAGGAGCTAAAGGGCTTGATATAATTCCAGGGCCTGATCCACAGGTATCCGGTCTGGCAGTCCGTCTTCAAAGTAACTGATAAAATGACTGTTTACAGCGTTTAAAAGGGTGTTCATCCGGTCAAGGTCCAGCATATCAGAATGATCCAGTGTTTTTACGCCCTTAAAATTTTTAGGACAGAAATCCACCACAGCCCTGCCCTCTTTTTCCATATAAAGGGGATATCCATGGGTCCTGCAGATAATAGGACGGGCTTCGTAGACCATACAAACATGATCAACAAGCAGAGGGCATGCACGATCGTTCTGCTGTGCCTGTTCAAGTACCTTTCCCCGGCATCCGGCATCCAAGCGACTGAAGGCTCGTGACAAGGCAAACGCCTCAACCGGAAACAACGACAGATGCCTGCAGCATTCATCACACCCTTTTTTGCAGGCAAGCCGGTCTTTGTGCACCCGGGCAAGCCTTTGGATGTGTTCATCCACCCGTTTGATCAGGTCCGTGTAATTTTTCAGTAAACTGTCAAGCACATGCTCGGTCATTGTATATTCTCCCCTCCTTTATTCAGCCCCTTTTATATATTACTTGCCATGAAATGAAAACATTCAGGATAATGACCGGCACGAAATAGATTTTCCAATCAATATTTCCATGCTAAGGTGAAAAAAACCTCAAACGGATCAGAATATGGATTCTCTCGTATTTGCCGCAGGATTTTGCATCATTGCCCTGGCCGCCAGACAGATCGGTGACACATTTAAACAGGCCGGTTTCCCCCTGATCAGCGGATTTTTATTCACCGGCATCATTGCCGGGCCCCATGTTCTAAACCTGATACCCATTAAGGCCATTTCATCCCTGACCTTTGTAGATCAAATTTCTTTGGGGCTGATCGCTTTTGCCGCAGGTGGAGAACTATATCTCAAAGAACTCAAATCCAGGCTGGCGGCCATTGGATGGATTACATCGGGGCTTGTGGTCTCAACCTTTACAATAGCATCCCTGGCGCTGTTCGCCCTTGCCGGCCATATCCCTTTCATGGCGGCCATGCCGGTTTCAGGAAAAGTTGCCGTGGCCATCCTTGCCGGAGCCATTCTTGTGGCAAGAAGCCCATCCTCGGCCATTGCCATTATCAATGAACTCAGGGCCAAGGGGAAGTTTACAAAAACGGTCATGGGGGTCACGGTCATCATGGACGTGGTGGTCATTGTGCTGTTTGCCGCAGCCACCACCATGGCGGACGCCCTTATTAGCGGCTTGACCGGAAATGCCGGGTTTATCCTTTTTCTGGTCCTGGAGATCCTGTTATCCACGTTGCTTGGTTTTCCGGTGGCCGCAATTTTATTTCTCATCCTCAGGCTTCGCACCCCCTTTGTTTTAAAATCGGTTCTGGTTCTTTTAACAGGCTATCTTGTTTTTATCGGTTCCTTGGGCCTTCGCGCCTACATCCACCATATCATGACGGTTGAAATTCTGATTGAACCACTCCTGGTCTGTATGGTGGCAGGTTTCCTGACAGCCAACTCCAGGCGGTACAGAAAAGAGTTTCTTGGCCTTCTCAACCGAGCCGGGCCAGGGGTTTACATCGCCTTTTTCACCCTGACCGGGGCCTCCATCCGTCTTGATATCCTGGCCGATACCTGGCCCATTGCCCTGATCCTGTTCGGGGTTCGCATCCTTGCCATATTTACAGGATCTTTTTTAGGGGGGTGTCTGGCCGGGATCGAAGCCCAAGGCCGCCGAACCTACTGGATGGCCTTTATCACCCAGGCCGGTGTGGGGCTTGGGCTTGCCAAGGAAGTGGGTATAGAATTTCCCCAGTGGGGCCCCTCTTTTTCTACAATTATGATATCTGTGATTGTTCTGAACCAGATCGTCGGCCCGCCGCTGTTCAAACTGGCCATCAAGCGGATGAAAGAGGATCACACCCCGGCCAATCCCAATGCTGTCACCGCCCCACGAAAAGCCGTGATCTTCGGGATCGACAGCCAGTCCACGGCACTGGCCCATACCTTATTTTCCCACGGATGGCATGTAAAACTGGCCCAGCCAAGGGGAGACTCGACCTTCGCCTGCCTGGAAAACAGCCCCCAGATACCGATCCAGGTTGTGGACGGGTTTGATTGCAAATCCCTTGAAAAAATCAATTGCCGCACCGCAACGGCCATTGTGACGCTGCTGAGCGACAGGGAAAATCTGGATATCTGCGAAACCGCCTTTGAACACTTTGGGACCCAGACCCTGGTTGCCCGGCTCAATGACCGAAGCAACCTTAACGCATTTGAAGACCTCAACGTATTGGTCGTGGATCCTTCTACAGCCATTATCGGATTGCTGGACCACTTTGTCCGGGCACCGGGGGCCGCATCCCTGCTCATGGGATTTCAGCGGGGACGGGCTGTGGCCGACATCACCGTCCGCAATCCGGACCTTGCCGGCCTTGCCCTGAGAGACCTTCGCCTGCCCTTTGACTCGGTAATCATGGCGGTCCGGCGCAGGGGAACGCTCTTGGTCCCCCATGGATTTACCCGGCTGGAAACCGGCGACCGGGTCACGGTCATGGGCACCACAGCGGCGTTAAGGGAAATTACCCTGCGTTTCGGCCGGCACGAAGACCAGGCCGCGCTCAATTTAATAGAAAAGGCCGTACCTGAACAATTAAAAAAGAATGGCATAAATCCCCATCTCATTGAAAACGGACACAGAGACCGGTTTGATCTTTTGGTGGAAAAGGCGGTGGTGGCGGATCTCAAACAGGAAATGGACAAAAACGCCTTTTTTGAACTGGCCGCAAAACAGATGGGCAAACAGGTAAACCTATCTGCGTCTACCCTGTTTGAGATGCTCAGCCAAAGGGAAAACGAAATGACCACGGTGCTGGCCCCGGGACTTGCCATCCCCCACATTATCATCGAAGGGGAAAACCAGTTTGGCATGATGATTGTCCGGAGCAAAAAGGGCATCATTTTTTCTCCCCAGGCCCCAAGGGTGCATGCCGCCTTTGTCCTGGTGGGCACAAGGGATGAGCGGACATTTCACCTTGAAGCCCTGTCCGCCATCGCCAAAATCGTCATGGACCCGAGGTTTGAGCATAAATGGATCAGGGCCAGGTCAACCGAGGCGCTCAAAGATTTGCTTCTCAATGCCGAACGGAATCGCCGGCATCCAGACAGGGCAACGGGTTCTGGTCTGGCTCAGCCCTGGCAGTGAGGGGCAGTGGATCTGAACCACATCTGACTTGAGTATGACATGGCCGACACCTCTTTTCACCCAATTACCCCTGAGGGTAATACAGGTGGAGGTTCCCCGGATAACCAGCCCTCAGATCTCCGAATTTCCGGCGGAGATCAGCAGTCCTCCATATTTTCCATTGCCGGACACTACACACAAGGGCCAATTGGGAATGGCCCTTGAAGTACCATCAATGATTACAGGATCTGTGATTTCCGGTAGATCCCAGATCAGCACAATCCGCTTTTCAAGCGACGAAAGAATACCAAAACCAATCCAATCCTTCCCCGGATGCAGGTTGGCCTCGATAATAGCCATCCGAAAAGTACACTAGGCAGCGGGCAATCAGAATAGAGGTGATGATTGTGTGTTTCATTTTTCCTCCTTTTTTGACTGACATTTAAACACACTTTCGAATATTCGGATCAAGATCTGAATCCATTTGACCTATCCGCTAGAACCAATTCCTTGAATAACCTCATTCATATTATTAAGTGCTTTGGGATCAATAATTATATTATTATCAAGTGCTTTGTGATCAATAATTATATTTCCTTCCTTGGTATGAGATCCAATCGGACACGAGTTAGTCGTAACTCCATTTCCTTCTGCGTTCTCAAGAGTTCTATTTGGTTCACATTCAAAAAAAGGAACAACTTTAGACTCATTATCATTAGAAAGGCTCTGTTTAATATTGGGCCCATATACAGTTGCAATGAATGTCATTCCAACACCCACAACGGCCGCTATTAGTATAAACTCAACTAAACATTGTTTCCCCTCTCGATCCACATGATTAACCGGATCACTTCCAGAATATTCATACAGATTCAGGCCTCCGTTGAACAGGATGGAATCCTTGGCGGTCCACCGCCCGGTGGAGGGTTGATAATCCCGGGCACCGAATCGGATCAGCTCATGATCCGGGTCGGCCATGCCGCCGGCAAAACCGAAGGGCAGGTCAAAGGCCGGGTTGGTGTCGGACAGGACATTGCCCCAGGTGTCATAGCTGATCTGTTTGACGACATTGCCGCCGTCATCGGTCACCAGAATCGGTGAGCCGATGTGATCGGTGATGATGTGGTAGGCCAGCCCGCCCCTCTCGCAGACCAGGGGAACCGGGCCGTCGGCATAGACAAAGCGCTGCCTGAGGGCACCGCCCCCGTCGAACTCGGCCAGGGGCATCAGGCCGGTGCCGTAGAGCCAGGCATGGGTCCGGCTGCCGTCAACGGCCCGGGCAATGCGTCGCCCGGAATGGTCATAAAGATAGGTGATCACCCGGCCGTCGGGCAGGTCCACCCGGGCCAGGGTGCCGTCGGTGTTGTACTGGAATACCGTGATGCTGCCGCTGCGGTTTTCCTGAACCATGTTGCCGTCTGCATCGTACTGGTAGGAGGTGGTACCGGCTGAGATGAGCTTGTGATCGGCATCGTACCGGATGCTGCCAGCGGCCAGATTGACACCGGCCAGGGAGCTGCGGCAGGCGATCCGGTTGCCGGCGCTGTCATACTGGGCGGATTCCACCACTGATCCGTCTTTACTCACGGAAATAATACGGCCCACGGCATCATAGGCATAAGTAAAGGTGGCGGTGGTGCCGTCGACGGTCTCCTGTTTTTCGGCAATCCGGCCAAGTTTGTCCCGGGTATAATCGACCTGGTACAAATCGCTGCCGTGGACGGCATAACGGGAGGCAACTTCCCCGAATTCATTCCAGGTCAGAGCCATGGAAAACCCGCCGTCCTGAATGTTTTCCACCAGGCCGTTACCCGGGTGCCGGGCCAGGCTGATGCTGCCGACCCCTGTCAGCAGACTGTCATCATCGTAGGTGAGGGGGGTATCTCCCCCAGCATAGGTCAGACCAATAACATTAAACAAATCGTCATATTCAAAGTCCACGCTGCCTGACAGAACGCCGCTTAAGGACAGGGACGTCAACAGGCCGCCGTCGTATGAGAGTTGCGTCTGGAGGCCGTCACGGGATGCGGCACTGATTAAGTGCCCGGTGGCGCCGTCGTAGGTGAATTCATGATCGCCTTCCGGGGTCTGAATCCGGGTGAGTTGCCCTTTGAGATTATAGTCGTTAAAAATCATACCACCGGAAGGCAGCTGGCGCATGATGGGCAGGCCGTCCCGATCATAGTCAAACCGGGTCACGGCGTTCATGGGGCTGGTGTAGGTTTTCAGTTTTCCCCAAAGATTGTGGGTAAACTGGTGGACCGTGGCGGCGTCCGGCTCGGTGATGGAAATCACCCGTCCTTCGCCGTCATGCTCAAACGCCCATGCCGTGCTGTCCGCCCGGGTGACCCCGGTGACCCGGCCCATGGCATCGCGGTTAAACATGGTGGTCTGATTCAGGGCATTGGTCCGGGAAGAGACCCAGGCCCCGGCGTAGGCCAGCGTCTCGCTGCGGTCCCCCTGAACCGATTGCGCCACCCGGCCCTGGCCGTCCCGGATATAGGTTAACGCGGCAATATCCGGCACTGAAAGGACGGTGGTTTTCAGGGTATCGGGATCATAGGTCCGGCTGGCGGTGCGGCCGGCCGGCGAGGTGGTGGTAAAGCTATGGGCCGCTATATCATGTACCCGGGCATAGGGTTTCGTGTTGAACCAGTCTGTCACGGTGACGGTATCGGCCAGGCCGTCGCTGTCATCATCGCTGCCGTAGGAACGCTCCACCACGGTTTCCCGAGTAAGACCGGCCGGGGTGGCGGTGGTGGTGCGGGCGGTATACAGGGCCGTGGTCACCGGATCAGGGTATTTCTCGGCTGTAAAAAGGGTGCCGTCGGCCTGGAGGCGTTGGGAGGAAAAGCGGTCGGGTGCCATGGAGAAAGAATCCTGGGTGCCGTTCGTATTGGTGATGGTGGAGGCAAAGGTCTCGTCGGCCTCAAACCGGTCTTCCAGCTCTGTGACCCGGCCTTCCCTGGTGGTGAGACGGGTGGTGGTGACGCTGCGGCCCTCATCCGCGCTGACCGACTTTGAGACACTCAGGGTATTGCCGTCGGGATCATCGCCGGACACAAACCGGCCGTCGGCATCATAGGTATAGGACCAGGTCCGGCCCACGCGGTCGGTTTTGCTGGTGATCAGGGTACCGGTATAGCCCAGGTTATAGGCGTTGCCGTCGGGGTAGGCCACCCGGGTCAGGTTGCCTTCCCCATCATGGCTTAACTGCGTCACATCCCCGCTGGGCCCGGTGACGGACAGGGCCCGGCCTGCCGCATCCCGGGCAACGAGCGTCACACGGCCCATCTGGTCCCGGATGCCGACGAGACGGTTGTCCGCATCGTACATGAATTCGTACAGGGCTTTGCCGGTTTCAAGATCAATGGTTCTTAAATGTTTTCCGCCCATATTGAATATATGGCCCATCCCCTCGTAATCGGGGCAGTCCGGACATTCCGGAATCATGATTTCTCCGGCATTTACCATGGGATGGGCCGACCCGAATGCCGGACCGATTTTCCGGACCATGTGCCTGGCATAATCTGCAACGTATAGATAACCCTCGGGATCCAGTGCCATTGCTCGCCTTGGCGGAAAAAGGCCATAACCAGGGCCACCACAGCGAAATAACGTGTCCAGTGCCGGTTCGGCTTCGCCGAGAGATATTTCGGCATACGGGGTACTGACGGAGGGTTGTCCTGCAAATAATTGAATGATGCCTGTTGAATCGACTTTAAGGATATAAGCGCTGCTATTGCGCCAGTCATCAACAGCTACATAAAAAGAGCCGTCCGGTAGTGCTTTGACATTAAGTACATGGACCACATACCAGGTCCGCTGCCTGGCCGGCCCTCCGATCTCCATGATCTGGGTACACTCCTGGCTGCCGTAACAGCCGGCCAGGGTCCGGATAAGGCCGTCCTGCCCTAAGCTGAGAATGTTGGATTGAATGCCTATTAAAAGATTGCCCTTAGTATCCAGACTCAGGGGGCGTGGAAATGTCAGGCAGGCATCAAGAGCCGGCACCCCGCTTATGCCGGCATCAATAACGCCTAAATCCCCCGTCCCCTGCTGCGGTCCCCGTCCGGCAATGGTCTGGATAATCCCGTTGGTGTCAACTTTCCGGATCACATTGCAATTGGGGGAAGATTTATTGGAGTACAGTTCAAACGCCTGGGAAATATAAATAGCGCCATCCGGACCCACTTCAATATCACTCACCTGGTGAAGGTAAGCTGAAGTGGCCGGCCCGCCGTCCCCCGGGCTTGAAGTGCCGTCAACGGCCCAACCGTCAACCCAGCTGTTATCTGTCGTGATGTCTCCGGCGACCGTGGTGATAATCCCCTGGGGATCAATACGCCGGACCAGGTATCCGTAACTGGTATAGACACATACATAAAGAGAGCCGTCAGGTCCCAAGGCCAAGGCTATGGGGCTGGGAAGGGCCGTGTCAACGGCCAGGCCGCCTTCATTAAGAAAGGCGTTACCGGTACAAGTGCCGACGCCGGCGACTACCGTCATCATGCCGTCCTTATCCACTTTTCTGATGTATCCCCCCCGGTCAAGGATATAGACAACCCCATCGGGGGAAATGACGATGTCGTTGGGGTAGGACAGTTCACCCTCTGTGGCAGGAATCGGCCCGGCAGGCGCTGTGGTGCCTTCGGTGCCGGTGCCGGCAACGGTCCAGACAAGATTTTGACCTTCGGGTGGGTGGGTGCTTGTGCCGTCTCCGCGAACCAGTATTTTCTGTTTGCCGGTGATGAGGCTGTGGTGGGGGGTGATGGACCATCCGTTGCCAAGAGAGGTGGTTTCAAGCGCTTCGGGTAATGCCGGGAGCTTGAGTTTGCTGACCTTCCACATGGCCATGCTGTCCCTGGCAATGGCGGTGACATAATCTCCGGGCAGGGCAAAAGAGCGCTGGATGCCGTAATTGGCGATCATGGTGCTGGAATACCCGAGATACGTGGGGGTATACACAAAGCCGATGCTGATGGTGGCATCCGTGGCTGTGGTAACCGGGTTGCCCAGGACATCCAGCCCGTCCCAGCTGAATTCAGTGGTCAAATTGGCGGACGGGGCCAGCTCTTTTGTAAATACATTGCCGGCCACCTGCAGTTCAACAATAATGGAATTGAGCGAATCCGGAATGGTGTCGCCGCTGACCGGCACGCTTATTTTGTGCAGATAGTCCTTAACCCGGCGGGATGAGTAATGCAGCATCATGTCTGATCCGGCCAGGGGAAAGTCCTCATGGAAGACCCGTTCGCGCTGGTCAATTCTGGAGCCGACCTCCACCGGCGACGGCTCTTTACAAGACTTTGTGGGACAAGCATCCTGTATTTTAGGCTTTTCCGGAGCATTAGGGGCAATCGCCGTGGATGAAGGGGCTTGGGCCGTAGGAGGTCTCATTGAACAATTCAAATCAAAAATAGAAAAATGAGTGATCTCCACCCGCCATACCGTATCCTGGGGAGAAAACTGCCCGGCCAGATCCAGGCCAAACACTTCATCGTTAAAATTTCCGTCTGCATTAAGGTCATCGGGGAGAGAATCTGCGTCTGCATCAAGGCTGTCAATGACACCGTCCGCATCCGTATCCAGGAGCCGCACCACCTTGCCGTCCAGTTCGGCAATCCATTTTCCCTGCTGCTGATCATAATATCCCACGGGTACGGTCTCACCGACATCAAACCCGATGAAATTTTTAAGAAAAAAGCTGACGGGTTTTGAAAAGGTAATCCCGGCGGCACCGGCAGCTTCATCAATGGACAGGTCCACACAATAGGTAAAAGCGGTGGTGGGCGGCAGGATGGCGGGCATGGACTCCGGGGTGGTAAATTCAGTGGCCCGGATGGTCAAGGGACCGGACAACGAAGTTTCGCTGCCGTCGGCGGCCACGGCTGTGGTCAGGGTATCTCCCGGCAAAATTACCACCGGGGTTCGTACCCCGTCGCCGTCGTCAATGGTGGAACCTACATGAACCAGGGCGGTGTCGGGATTTCCGTCGGGCGTAATGGTGGTAGCCCTAGCATCATGTGCCACAAGTACCGTATCCTTGGCAATGCCGAAATCCTGCCAGGGTACATCCACGGCGCGTTGGGACGGCAGATAGCCTGCTTTTTCATATACCACCGTCAACACGCCGCCGCCGTTAACGGGGATGCTAAACCGGCCCGCCGTATCCGTTGATACCGATCCGTATTCCGGATGATCCAGGACCGTAACCGCAACCCCATCAAGGCCGCTGCCGCCGGCATCTTTGATCAGACCGGTGATCATGGCAAATTGTTCCGGGGAAAAGGTCTCGAAATCAACATCCTGGGGAATTAAAGAAGAATAGGTGCCGCCGAAACTGCCCGGCGGTAAAGGGGTTTCAGGTTCAGGGCCCTGGGATACATAGAGATCCACCAAGGTGCCGGTTTCCAGCAATGATCCGGGTGCCGGATGCTGCCCGACAACCAGGCCGTCGGCTTTGTCCGAGGAATAGACCGAAATCACACTGCCGGTCGAAAGCCCCAACTGGGCAAGGATGGCTCCGGCCTCGGAGCAGCTCAGACCGGACAAGCCCGGTACGGCGACTGCCGGTTCTGTGTCATGATCCTCTGAATATCCAAATTCAGCGGCCAGACCTTGTAAATCCGTCAGATCGTATTGAAAATACCTCAGGTCCTGGCCGTCCACATCCCCGTCTTTATCAAAATCAAATTGTGAATCAAATTGCGGACCGGACTCATTAACATACGTTCCGTCAGTCTCCGGAGTCAGGGCAAAGGCGGTGCTAATTCCGACACTCTGATCAGCCGGCCCTGAATACCATTGAAGGGGGACACACTGAAGCATCATCAGTTCGATCAATGTCCAAATCAGTGCTTGGCGCATGATCCGGCGGAATTGTCTAATGGTCTTCCAATGGGTATTGCAAAACAGACTGA
This window of the uncultured Desulfobacter sp. genome carries:
- a CDS encoding divergent polysaccharide deacetylase family protein; the protein is MAQTKSTGGTKKTSKTAPKKSTKIKKKTGAGSAKKTGTKKTAKKKSPGVFDEMKKTVLGIAILVSVCLTVAMLADIFLQAGRPVPPEPQSAPRTPPVAQAKAPGAEPPETRHPAPAEPKIISRAKGLKEKDHAPGKSSINKTPVSKEGSAIVYEVYDDVTPTPPKKVVPPKKDNFVPQIAIIIDDIGYNKKLAMGLFNVNKNITFAILPFSPAGTQLARSLSGKGAELMLHLPMEPTQYPKINPGPGALLSSMSPDELLTQLRKDIHAVPGTVGVNNHMGSRLTADSDKMNQIFTVLKQNNLFFIDSRTSVESKGEQAARMFHLKFSHRDVFLDNFQNVEYISGQIKKLIKQANDHGSAIGIGHPHQATLDALKRELPKLKGKVRLVPASRLVEVPRS
- a CDS encoding YkgJ family cysteine cluster protein gives rise to the protein MTEHVLDSLLKNYTDLIKRVDEHIQRLARVHKDRLACKKGCDECCRHLSLFPVEAFALSRAFSRLDAGCRGKVLEQAQQNDRACPLLVDHVCMVYEARPIICRTHGYPLYMEKEGRAVVDFCPKNFKGVKTLDHSDMLDLDRMNTLLNAVNSHFISYFEDGLPDRIPVDQALELYQAL
- a CDS encoding PTS sugar transporter subunit IIA — its product is MDSLVFAAGFCIIALAARQIGDTFKQAGFPLISGFLFTGIIAGPHVLNLIPIKAISSLTFVDQISLGLIAFAAGGELYLKELKSRLAAIGWITSGLVVSTFTIASLALFALAGHIPFMAAMPVSGKVAVAILAGAILVARSPSSAIAIINELRAKGKFTKTVMGVTVIMDVVVIVLFAAATTMADALISGLTGNAGFILFLVLEILLSTLLGFPVAAILFLILRLRTPFVLKSVLVLLTGYLVFIGSLGLRAYIHHIMTVEILIEPLLVCMVAGFLTANSRRYRKEFLGLLNRAGPGVYIAFFTLTGASIRLDILADTWPIALILFGVRILAIFTGSFLGGCLAGIEAQGRRTYWMAFITQAGVGLGLAKEVGIEFPQWGPSFSTIMISVIVLNQIVGPPLFKLAIKRMKEDHTPANPNAVTAPRKAVIFGIDSQSTALAHTLFSHGWHVKLAQPRGDSTFACLENSPQIPIQVVDGFDCKSLEKINCRTATAIVTLLSDRENLDICETAFEHFGTQTLVARLNDRSNLNAFEDLNVLVVDPSTAIIGLLDHFVRAPGAASLLMGFQRGRAVADITVRNPDLAGLALRDLRLPFDSVIMAVRRRGTLLVPHGFTRLETGDRVTVMGTTAALREITLRFGRHEDQAALNLIEKAVPEQLKKNGINPHLIENGHRDRFDLLVEKAVVADLKQEMDKNAFFELAAKQMGKQVNLSASTLFEMLSQRENEMTTVLAPGLAIPHIIIEGENQFGMMIVRSKKGIIFSPQAPRVHAAFVLVGTRDERTFHLEALSAIAKIVMDPRFEHKWIRARSTEALKDLLLNAERNRRHPDRATGSGLAQPWQ
- a CDS encoding RHS repeat-associated core domain-containing protein; this encodes METGKEYMMLSLFCNTHWKTIRQFRRIMRQALIWTLIELMMLQCVPLQWYSGPADQSVGISTAFALTPETDGTYVNESGPQFDSQFDFDKDGDVDGQDLRYFQYDLTDLQGLAAEFGYSEDHDTEPAVAVPGLSGLSCSEAGAILAQLGLSTGSVISVYSSDKADGLVVGQHPAPGSLLETGTLVDLYVSQGPEPETPLPPGSFGGTYSSLIPQDVDFETFSPEQFAMITGLIKDAGGSGLDGVAVTVLDHPEYGSVSTDTAGRFSIPVNGGGVLTVVYEKAGYLPSQRAVDVPWQDFGIAKDTVLVAHDARATTITPDGNPDTALVHVGSTIDDGDGVRTPVVILPGDTLTTAVAADGSETSLSGPLTIRATEFTTPESMPAILPPTTAFTYCVDLSIDEAAGAAGITFSKPVSFFLKNFIGFDVGETVPVGYYDQQQGKWIAELDGKVVRLLDTDADGVIDSLDADADSLPDDLNADGNFNDEVFGLDLAGQFSPQDTVWRVEITHFSIFDLNCSMRPPTAQAPSSTAIAPNAPEKPKIQDACPTKSCKEPSPVEVGSRIDQRERVFHEDFPLAGSDMMLHYSSRRVKDYLHKISVPVSGDTIPDSLNSIIVELQVAGNVFTKELAPSANLTTEFSWDGLDVLGNPVTTATDATISIGFVYTPTYLGYSSTMIANYGIQRSFALPGDYVTAIARDSMAMWKVSKLKLPALPEALETTSLGNGWSITPHHSLITGKQKILVRGDGTSTHPPEGQNLVWTVAGTGTEGTTAPAGPIPATEGELSYPNDIVISPDGVVYILDRGGYIRKVDKDGMMTVVAGVGTCTGNAFLNEGGLAVDTALPSPIALALGPDGSLYVCVYTSYGYLVRRIDPQGIITTVAGDITTDNSWVDGWAVDGTSSPGDGGPATSAYLHQVSDIEVGPDGAIYISQAFELYSNKSSPNCNVIRKVDTNGIIQTIAGRGPQQGTGDLGVIDAGISGVPALDACLTFPRPLSLDTKGNLLIGIQSNILSLGQDGLIRTLAGCYGSQECTQIMEIGGPARQRTWYVVHVLNVKALPDGSFYVAVDDWRNSSAYILKVDSTGIIQLFAGQPSVSTPYAEISLGEAEPALDTLFRCGGPGYGLFPPRRAMALDPEGYLYVADYARHMVRKIGPAFGSAHPMVNAGEIMIPECPDCPDYEGMGHIFNMGGKHLRTIDLETGKALYEFMYDADNRLVGIRDQMGRVTLVARDAAGRALSVTGPSGDVTQLSHDGEGNLTRVAYPDGNAYNLGYTGTLITSKTDRVGRTWSYTYDADGRFVSGDDPDGNTLSVSKSVSADEGRSVTTTRLTTREGRVTELEDRFEADETFASTITNTNGTQDSFSMAPDRFSSQRLQADGTLFTAEKYPDPVTTALYTARTTTATPAGLTRETVVERSYGSDDDSDGLADTVTVTDWFNTKPYARVHDIAAHSFTTTSPAGRTASRTYDPDTLKTTVLSVPDIAALTYIRDGQGRVAQSVQGDRSETLAYAGAWVSSRTNALNQTTMFNRDAMGRVTGVTRADSTAWAFEHDGEGRVISITEPDAATVHQFTHNLWGKLKTYTSPMNAVTRFDYDRDGLPIMRQLPSGGMIFNDYNLKGQLTRIQTPEGDHEFTYDGATGHLISAASRDGLQTQLSYDGGLLTSLSLSGVLSGSVDFEYDDLFNVIGLTYAGGDTPLTYDDDSLLTGVGSISLARHPGNGLVENIQDGGFSMALTWNEFGEVASRYAVHGSDLYQVDYTRDKLGRIAEKQETVDGTTATFTYAYDAVGRIISVSKDGSVVESAQYDSAGNRIACRSSLAGVNLAAGSIRYDADHKLISAGTTSYQYDADGNMVQENRSGSITVFQYNTDGTLARVDLPDGRVITYLYDHSGRRIARAVDGSRTHAWLYGTGLMPLAEFDGGGALRQRFVYADGPVPLVCERGGLAYHIITDHIGSPILVTDDGGNVVKQISYDTWGNVLSDTNPAFDLPFGFAGGMADPDHELIRFGARDYQPSTGRWTAKDSILFNGGLNLYEYSGSDPVNHVDREGKQCLVEFILIAAVVGVGMTFIATVYGPNIKQSLSNDNESKVVPFFECEPNRTLENAEGNGVTTNSCPIGSHTKEGNIIIDHKALDNNIIIDPKALNNMNEVIQGIGSSG